TCGAGCTTCACGCTGCATCTTAATCTTCGCCAATTGGAATGGCGGGCACTTCTTCAATTCTCATTGGTCAACTTACCATTGATCTTCCAGTAAAATTCTTATTcccattatttgttaactgtttttttcaattgattttagtTGAATTATGAATACGATTGTTGATTCTTTGTTTTGATTAACTCGACTGCTTTGAGTTGATTCCAATTGCATTGTAGGATAATCTGGTAAGTCACGCTGCAGTGGTAGTAGGATTGTGCTTGTTAACCTAGGATTTTCGATGGGCTGAATATATCCATAAAAGAAATTTGGTTACTCGCATCACTAAGTGcagttttcttcttgttctctCTAGTTGGTCTTTCATTTCCATTTGATTTCATAGAGTATGGTGGCCTATCCCATTTCTTGATTGGACTTATTTATACTGGAGTGAACCTTTCCTCCAAATATGGTGTTTAATACTTGACGATATTATCTAAAACCATTGTTTCATTACTTAAAGCGATGCATAGTGAGGATCATAGCTTCATAGTTGAAGTCATGAACTTCAACAAAGTGTAAGCTTAAGAGTTCAGACATGATTGGTGAATTGCATAATTTGTAACTTCACTTCTTGCACTTGGTTAGTGctgattcttttttctaatacaaTCCGTTATCATtatctataaaagaaaaaaacaaggtGTAAGCTTCAAAAAATGACATGCAAAGTGATCACAACTAGAAGTGATCAAGAAATCGATTAATACCAGCATTATTGTAATTTGATGCgataattagttattttagtaGTTCATAACTGTTTGATACTTATTAATACTTGAATTGTGCGCTTCGCCTAAAAAAATAATGCACTTCATTTCTCGCTTTTCGCTTCAAGGCccatgatgttttttttttcttttcgctTTTAAAAATACCAGCAATTGAGatgttaccttctcaaaaaaaaaaccacacTGGCAATTGGGTTGTCATAATGATGGTGTTGCAATAGTTGAGTTGCGAACAAGAGACCAGCTCTAAAAAATGATAGTGTTGGAAGTTAGGTGTGTGTAGATTCTTAGTCTCTTATGTTTTGGGGTTCCATTTTATTACCACATTTATTGACAATTGGTGTGTGGAACCATATTTCTGTTCCACCAATGTCTTTCTCATAATTATTTTCCTATTCTCAATTCCTTTCTGCTCACTGCATTGTCCTGGTGGCTTGCACTTTTGACTTCGAGGACAGGAAAACTATTTGTCAATCTTATTCTCAATGTTTGCCATTTTCTTGTTACCCTTAGTTATATAGTTATATTTCCTTCTGTGACTTATTATGTCATCCAATGCTATACTGCTTTGGACAGATTGATGCACCTGAAGGAACAACCATAGAAGCTGATGAATTCTTATCAGTTACTGAATCTTTGAAGGGACAATTTGCTTCTAAACGTGCTGATTATGTAAAGGTGCGTTTTATGAATTGTTAGTTTTCTCCCACTTCCCCCCAATGTTTTATTGTGTATTTCGATTGAGGTGCTTTTACAAGGTTTGTACAACCAAGGATCTGTTTTGTCTACTTCCAGAAAAGGACAGAAGAGAATGCACAAAAGGCGTATGATTTGggggaattttttttgaagttgtCAACAGAGAGAAAAAATCTTATAGTTCATGGTGCGGATATTAGCATTGATCTTCTGTCTAAGAGACAGCAGGATGTAATTAATATGCAAACTGGGATTGGTTCCAGCAATGGAGATAATGATAGCAATAGTTGTGAAGATGATGGATATGCCTCTTCTGAAATTCGTCTAGGATCTAGCATTGCTGTCAATAGTGCTGTATGTCCCATTATACTTCCTCAAGTGGAAAGACTGCCTCAATATACTACATGGGTATTTTTGGATAGGTATGTTAAGTTACCTTGATGGACAAGTCATGTGGTCTTCAAGTTTGATTTGTGCCTCTTCTTTTccttatattcttaatttagCTTGCTTCCTATATGAAATTTGAGGTTCTTTCATCAGTATGGCATGCTATTGAACCTCATGAATGTCTAACCATATATTTCTTGATAATCTTCAATTTACAATTATTTTCCTTACTGAGTATTTTTTAGGTGTTAACTGTTGCATCTGATCATACAAGGGATGTATTTAGTGCAATTTTGAATCACCTGTGCTCACCCTTTACAGTGGCTTTGATCTTAGTGTCTTGTGTTTTTCATCATCGGAATTTAAAATCATCTGCTTCTGGACTTTTGTATAATTATTGATCCTCTAGGCCTTAGAAATGTTTTATTTTGCACTATGGGATTTCATTTTATGCCTGTTCTCGGAAGGGATGTCAGTTGAACAAGGATGACAAATTCAAAGTTATTCCCGCCGAGGAGGAAACCATTTAAATGGCATTGACATCCTTCTCTCCTTCTATAGCTTCTTTCCAATGAGAGTGGAAGTCTTCTTGTTTTTGGtgttgtcttttaattttaagtttCCAGTAACATTGTAAATCACGATTCTAAAACTGGTAACACTCTAAAATTTCATCATTCTTGTTGAAGATTATTATCTCCTTAAACGTATCCCCTCTCCCTTATTGTGTGGGAGAATCAGACTTAAATCACTAGACTACAGCTTTGGCAATtgttgaagatgaagagttttcttgttatttttgacTGTTCTGATCCTACTTTGACTTGTGCAGAAATCAGGAGATGCCCGTGAATCAATCAGTGGTTGGTTGTAGAAGAATTTATTATGACAAGAATAGTGGAGAAGCTCTAATTTGCAGTGATAGTGAGGAAGAATTACTTGAAGACAAACAAGAAAAGAAGTTTGTAGAGTACGAAGATGTTATGCTGCGGTTGGTATAATTAAGCTACATAAAGTACTGGATTGAATTGTGCCCTCCTATATTTTTGGTTTTTCTTTCTACTGTATTAGAATCATCAATCAGAACATTCTTTCCACATGAAACAATGGTGTCATGTGTTATGAATCTTGATATATAAATCAGCTCGTTAAAGGGAGGCTGAAATCTTAGAGTTCATTAAAAGAGGGAACTCCGATCTTGTTAAAGGGAGGCTGAAATCTTAGAGTTCATTAAAAGAGGGAACTCCGATCTCTTCAGCTCTTCAAATGGAAGAGAGAAATCTAATCTCTTGTTTTTTGCTGAAGAATGACTTATTGATTTATTCATCAAAAGCCCCTTTAAATAAGAGTCTTATTACATCAATAGGAAGTCTAATTCTTACGAAAGTAGGAGACCTAAATCCTATTccaaactaataactataacttaatCTAATCCTTATGAAACTATGAAATATAAACTCcattttagaataataaatgaagttacttaaattataaaaaaataataaataaatataattaaatacttaaattaattGTCTTCCTTGCATCCACAACATCATGTTTCTTAGAGCAGGGTATTTTTTGCCATTGGTAGATCATTAGCATATCACCTCATGACAATCAGATCATTTTTTTCCTGGGGTCTAGCTCCATATTCAGATAGAGAATATTACCTACTAGATATGTTATGGCACTCTTAAATGTCTATACATTATTTGTTATTCTTGTCTCTCTTTAGTAGTAATTTTACCTATTATTTGTCTAGAACTATGAGCTCAGTACCATTTTCAGATTTTACGCTGTTCTAAATGTAATATAGATCTTTGTTCAGTTAATGTCAAATACAGATCTCTTCTGTTTTAGCCTCTTCTCTTGCCATCCATCTTTGTgatcaattaattaaagaaagCAGTTCCTTAAAAACTTAATTTCTTTCACAAAGATGCCCTTTGAAACTCATTTTAGGACGTTTCAACTTGTACATATGAACTATGTTTAAATCTTTAATTATCTGGAATATAGCATGCCATACGGAAAGGGTTCACATGGTCTTGAGCTTGGAGCATGGCTTATAAGATTTTCATTATGGTCTGCTATTTGTTGCTGGATTGTTTGCTAAATGTTCTTTTAAATACCGGTGAAGTAGATTTTGTCTGGCACTTTTCATAGAATGTGCTATCTAATCCAATATGTGGCTAAGATGATGTATCACTGTTTACTTACTTGCAGTTCAACTATCCAACAAATTGGCCTGTCTGATACAGTGTTAGAATTGCTAGGGCAGTTCTTGTCTAGAAAACCCAGTGAAGTCAAGGTACACACTTCGTTTAGAGAATAACTACTCCTTGTTATTcctttataaaaaaacaaaacaaactacACTCTATTATTAAGTTCTCATTATCGAATAAAACTGCTCACAATGCGAACTATTGTCCAGCTGTTTCCCATTTGgtttttctgggtttattacaGAGATAAATCACAATCCAGTGTCTATCTTATACAGGCAAGATATGAAGATCTTGTTAAGGACAAACATGAATGCCCCCCAAAGAACGAGAACATCCAAGGGACTCCAGATTTATTTCTTGACAATGATCTTGATGCTGCTCTAGATTCTTTTGACACCCTATTTTGTCGTCGATGCCTTGTATGTATATATCTGTTCTTTTAACTCCTGGCTTGTTTTCTGCTTCATACTTTTCCTTCTGAATAtacttctttcctttttctcgTTTTGTCCTCACTTGCAGGTTTTTGATTGTCAATCACATGGATGTTCACAGGACCTGATTTTTCCGGTATGGAATGGCTATTTAACCAATGTTTTAGTGTCTCAGAACTCTGTACTTCGAAACAGATTCTTATAGTGTGTTTTACTCCTTACATTCATAAGGCTGAAAAACAATTGCCATGGTGCTCTCCCGACGTGGATAAGGAGCCCTGTTGTTCAAATTGCTATCGCCTGGTATCTTGCTCCCCTTCTTTTATGTAATTTCTGTTGACATCAATTTGGCCCTGACCTGAATCTTTTCCTTTATAAACAACTATCATTTCTTAGTAGTGGTATGTACTTATTCTTTACTCCTATTGTGGCAACaatacctactaaccttctgaGCTCTTTTACTCATTTCTGGCCATCAAGAAGGAAAGCGAAGCTGGATTGACCCCCTCTCAGATTGCTAATCATGGAGAAAACCATGTCCGACTATCTGAAATTGCTAATAATACTGAGGTGTCTGGTAGGGAGCATCTATCAAGGACATCAAATTCTTGCGAAAGCGAAAGTGCTTCATTGATTGCAAAGAACATCTCTGAGAATATCGGTTCAGAGCTTAGGCTGTTATGTGACATCACTACTGTTCAGCGTTCTGCTTCTCCATCTAACAGAAAATCTGATAGTAAAGTGGGGAGCACCAAAGGAAAATGCAAGAGAATAGCTGAAAATGTTCTAGTTGCCACTAAAAAGCGGCAAATAAATCTGATGGCTGTGGAGTCTGACTATATAGCTTCTGGAAGTCTAGTGTCCAAAGACTTGAATCTCCACTCTAATTCACATAAGGATTTCAAAGATGTTGGTTCATGTTCCCTAGAATCACAACAACCTCAGTGTGGTAGAACTTCTAGGAGGGACATCTCTCCAGTATTGGGCAGTAAAAATTCTTTGCAAGGTGAGGGTTTTGGTTGCCAATATGAAGACGCTGCCAGTGAAAAAAATGGGATGAATCATGACGACACATTGAGGGAGAATGAGTTTGGGGATGAGAATAACTGCAATCAAGAAATAGATGGTGACAAACCATGGAGACCACTTGAAAAGGCTCTCTTTGAAAAAGGTCTGGAAATGTTTGGTCGGAGCAGGTCAGTTAACTTCAAATTACTCTTTGCAACTAATTCTACTCCTGTTCTTCTCAGTTCTTTGACGTTGTATACCTTGTTTGTCAACACTATCTCTTCTGTAATATCTTCATAAATCATTCACTCAAATACTGGCTTACTTTTGTCTAATAAGAAATTGTTGTGCTAGCTTTTTAATCAAATTCATGCTAGTTCTCAATAGGCAAACTAGAACTTGCAAAATATTCCTCATTAATTTCCTCCGAACTAAGTTGGAAATGGCAATCGgactttttatgtttgatgaTTGTGTGTGCATTCAATTCCTGTTTTACTTGTCAATGCTCTCCTAGACGAATGAAAATGCTAGACCACTGCTGGCAAAATTTACCTGACTTGAGCACCTTATTTTGTCATACAGCTGCATGATTGCTCGAAATCTGCTGAATGGTTTAAAAACTTGTTGGGAGGTGTTCCAGTATATGAACAATTCCGAGAATAAGCTATCCCTAGTAAGTGATGGGGTGAATGGAATGTTTCAAGGCTCTTTTAAGGGTGATGGCCATACAATCGTGGTTAGTATATTGACTTTGTTCATCAGCATGTTGCTTTGTGTTCTTGTTGAACAgtagtaatattattattacccCCACTTAAGTTGATCCTGTTTTGAATTCAATTTCAGGGTAATCAACCACGGAGAAAATCTAGATTCTTACATAGAAGAGGTAGAGTTCGCCGCTTAAAATACACAGGGAAATCAGCTGGATATAATGCACTTAGGAAAAGAATATCTCAGAGGAAAGACAAGCTTTGCCGTCACTATAATCCATGTAATTGTCAAGTACCTTGTGGAAAAGAGTGTCCTTGTATCGTAAATGGGACCCCCTGTGAAAAATATTGTGGGTAAGACAGCATTCTTCTCGACTAACTCCAGTGCGATAATAATGTGGGACCTGGGCTGTAAATTATTCTTATGAAATCCACAGTGCTAAaccatttttattgttttctggGGTTTGTCCATCTTTTTCGTTTTTGGTCTCTTAAACAACTCTTTAACCACAGTTTTGTGCCTATATTAATTAGTTCTTCTTCTATGCTTTGTCATTCTTATATTCTAGATGCAAGAGTATCAAGAATTGCAAGAATCACTTTCGTGGTTGTTTTTGCATAAAAGGTCAGTGTAGAAGCAGGCAATGCCCTTGCTTTGCTGTTGACAGGGAATGCGATCCTGATGTTTGCCGAAATTGTTGGATCAGGTGAGCTCCTGGTAGTGCTATGGATTTATTGTCTGTTTTTATCTATTTCCTGAAAGTTGGTGATATAAGTTTGCAGTGTCAAGCTGGAAGTATTTCTAGTGCCTATGAGCATCTGTGTCCTCGGATTCCCCATCTTTGGTGTACTTTCTTGTTTTTAGTGGTTGCTAATTTCCATTCATCTTGCGTTTTTGAGATCTTGTATCGCCCCTCCATGCTCACTCTACTTTATCGACAGCCTAAACTATGATTTTTAATTTGCTTGTGCCAAGCTAACACACTAAAGGGTTTGTTTGGTTCGTGGACTAGTTATGCAAGGCCTGTAATGTATGAATTATTATGCATTGAATAATTAAGAAGAGTTTGATACGCGGTGCATAATTATGAAGGGACTGCTATTCTGTGGATGGTAGTGTGAGGTTGTTAGCTGAGAACAATAATATAGGGGTCGTTATACAATATCTACTTTAAAGgtaattttattgataagtACTCTTATTGATGTATTGTTAATATGCGTAGGCTTATTCTAAGACCTAGACTACTCCGCCTCAAATCCTACCAACTTGAGATTGTCAGTAAGAATCCCCACCGACCATGCTGGCCCTATCTTAGACTATTCCTCCCAGGCTGAAATAATACAATAGTGAATAGACTGTTGTAGAGTTTATTACGGGAAATCAAATGCCACATTGGTTATGCAGAagtttatatgaaaattttccgAGTTTATGTTAGTAatcattattttatgtttttcttataaTGGTAACATTCTATATATTAACAAGTATACTATACCAACCATATAGTCTTCCAAACAGACAATTATAAAATAGAGGAAACTCGCCATCTATTCGTTTCTTACATGTagtctaaaacatcaaaaatatcTTTAGTTTCTACTTAACAttcctgtttacaccaaaaataataaaggcTTAAGCAATTCATCTTCAACTTCTAGATATTGCATTGCTATCCTCGAAACACCTTTGGTTTCTATATCCTACAAAATACATGTTGGGACAATCCTCCATCTCTCATTCTGGTTGGATAAAATTCCTACTCATCCCAACTGTCTAGTCTCCTTAACTCCTTTGTGTTTCCTGGCATTGGCATCACCCATCTGATTTCCCTCAAATCATTGAAGattttccaaatattttctGTCTACTTGTAGCGTAAAAAGCATAATTTTATGTTACAAATTAGACACTGTATTTAGTTATGCAAAACTTTATTGTTGTGCGATCAATTGATTCCTAAAAGCATAAGCTATTAAGACAAATTCACCGTGTTATCTTCATCTACCATACTTAACCAAACCATCTATGTAACATTTCTCTAGCTTTTTCTCTCCCTAAAATGACCAACcttattgatttatttgatgGCTGATAATTATTTATTGCTGAGCGAGTGACAACTGAGGAGCAAGCTTTTCAAGCTCGAGTGAATGTTGACATCAATTTATGTTTTATCAAGAGTTAAAAGGTCTTTTTGTTGTAGTATTGGAGTAGTTAATCGTGACATAAAATCTTGTATAAGAAAACAAGTGTGTGAGGTTGGCTGCATAAGAAAAACAATCTCATCACTAATGCAACAGTTGGATGGTAGTTTTAAATAATACACATACTAAATTATGCAGAaatctatttttattatatacacGGGACAtaatatggaataaaaatgcatgTATAAGCAATGGGGATTAAGCTTTTAAGGACAAAATGTGCTTTTCAAGTAGTAATTCTTGTATAACAATCCCTCCATTATTAACCAACTTTTAACTGCCCTTCATTATTAATCGCCACATATAAACAATCGTTATGTTATAAAACCCACATAACTAGTAAATGAATCAAAAAACACAtaatttgttcattttaatatCCTTCATTTTCAGTTATAAAGCTTCCATGTCTATGTTATTTGGCTCTTGCAGCTGTGGTGATGGGACTCTCGATATTCCTCCACAAAGAGGTGACAATAATGACTGCGAGAACATGAAGCTTCTTCTCAAACAACATCAAAGGGTAATTATCACTATTTATTTGTGAAGGctagtttgttatttttattccaagtTAGAGGTTGCCACTAAGACAAATGATTATATATGTCCTCCCTCTGTTCTCAAAGTTTAATTAGATGGATAAAGTTTGAATTTGGCATTATCGTATTTTAAGTTCGGGTATTAACCAGTCTTTTTAGTTGAACCTTTGATTCATGTTAGACATTGTAACGGACAAAAGtgaataattgataatttttaataatgtaTCATCTCACTTTAGGGTCTTGTGAGGCTTTTAAAATTGTGCtgctctcttttcttcctcaccCTTCCTATTCATGTATTATCTTTAGACTTTAGAGCTGCTCTAGTGTAAGAATGGAGGTTTTCAAGTTCCAGTTCTAGGCTAGTTGTTATCCCTTACATTAATTTTTGCAGGTTCTTCTTGGACGGTCTGATGTGTCTGGATGGGGTGCTTTCTTGAAGGTAATATCTAAGAACAGTTAtgctctttctctctctatctGCACATCCTTGTTATTTTTGGGCTTATGTTTAGAATTGCTCACAGAATAGTGTTGGAAAGCACGAGTACCTTGGAGAATATACCGGTGAAATAATCTCACACCATGAAGCTGATAGGCGTGGAAAGATTTATGATCTTATAAATTCTTCATTTCTCTTCAATTTGAATGACCAGGCATGAGAAACGACTTGCCGTTCATACCTTGTTAAGTTAGTCCTTAGGGTAGGGCCTCAACTGTGGTCTGATGCAAATCACTTGTCTTGTGTGCATGTAGTGTGTGCTTGATGCTTATCGGAAAGGTGACAAGTTGAAGTTCGCAAACCATTCTCCTGATCCAAATTGCTACCCCAAGGTAATTGCTGAAATTTGCGTAGGCACTCTCTAGATTGATTTGCCTATGGTAGATTCAATAATGCTCAATTAACTCTGTGACAGGTTATTATGGCTGGTGGAGATCACAAAGTTGGTATATTTGCCAAACAAAGAATTTGTGCAGGAGAGGAACTCTTCTATGATTATTGTTATGCGCCAGATACACCACATGTCTGGGCAAGGAAGCCTGAGGCACCCACTACAAGAAAGTAAGCTTGCAACAAATGTTGTATTAAGTTACATAAGTCATTTGTCTTACATTTGGCATAAATGTCTCAAATTTCAATGTCGGAAATTTTCTGACATCTAAGTAAATGTCGGTAAAATAGTTACGACATTTCAACTTCacctttattaaaaaaaaaaaaaaatttacgaCATTTATTTATGACATTTGTGAAATGTCacattaaaatttcaaaaatataggTTGATGTCGCTAAACGTATAATGACATTTCTTTATGACTTTTATCAAATTTCAGCATTATATGTTTTTAGCTTATTTTTTGCGACATCTTTAAAAGTGTTtggaatttttttgaattattattgacgctaatgcatatatttttaatacatccTGCAAATATCAGCAATGATTTCTTTTAACTATacataatatcataagcatCTAAATTCAAATAATATACCATATACCTACAAATTTGTTAACAATAGATGACATAAACATGGATCATATATTGAAAAACAAAAGTTATCTTCAACTAATTCCAACAATAAAAATCTTTTATCTCAGAAATCTGTAATCTCGGCAATAAAACAATGTCATTGGTTTCTTTTAACTTTATATGAAATCATAACCatctaaattaaaataatataccTACAAATTTCATTAACCATAGAAAACATAAATGGggattatatatgaaaaaataggaGTTCTTTTTAACATTCTAGGAAAATCTAACTAATTTttgcccccaaggcctagctcaagtggtaATAGGTCACTGGTTCAAGGGGAAGGGTGGAGGGGGGACCCATTATCcgccgagtttagaaggctgtgattggtccaaaggggcGGGTCACTGGGAGATtgctcggttatcaaaaaaaaaaaaaaaactaattttggaACAAAAAGAGATGTTCTTCTTCCACTCTTTCTGCACCTACTTCTGTGGTTCCTCTCCAATTTAATTGTGTTAGTTAATTTGATAGCCTCTTGTATGTGATTGGAAGTGACTGATGTCGCAGCCCTTGTTATAAAATGAAAAGCAAATTATTAGGAAGTAATTAAAAGTTAACAATAATCCTCATAGTTACTTACACGAACATTTTCATTTAGCGAATATTATTAGAAGTACAACTTTCTTAAAATCGTCGCTTTTGTTATACAATTGAGGTGATCAATATTGGTCAATGAAGtcgaaaacaaaaaaaataggtgatttcttctcatcCATCCTAGCCTTGGCGGATAGAGTTAACTGGTACTTGTTGTTGGTAGGAGGTGGCAGGTTTCCTATGGAATTAATCAAGGTGCGTAGAAGCTAGCCTGGACACCACAAATATATATCTAAAAAGAAGCACTCAATTATGTATTGTCCGTTAAAGAGCTCACAAATAAACTACAAAATTTTATAAACATTGAATATGATCATGGGTTATTGACTCAGTAATTTAAAGTCGTAATTGCATTACTTTCGATTTATGATATACTAACATATATAACCTACTTTGTACCTGCTAGCGTGGCTAGATCCCACAATGGTACTTATATGTACTTGAGCAATTTTCcactcatgagctagcttttggagtTGACTTAGGCCCATGTCCCATATCCTTACATGGTTTTAGTGTCAGGTTCATCCCCGTTTAGACTCTCGGTCCATGTCCTAGTTGGGTCTGGGCGTGAAAGGGGTGTTAGTGTGGCTACATCCCACTTTGGTTGGGGAATGGTATGATGAACTGCTTTTATGCACTTCAACAATCATTCcttcatg
The Solanum stenotomum isolate F172 chromosome 12, ASM1918654v1, whole genome shotgun sequence DNA segment above includes these coding regions:
- the LOC125848053 gene encoding histone-lysine N-methyltransferase CLF-like isoform X5, encoding MAGTSSILIGQLTIDLPIDAPEGTTIEADEFLSVTESLKGQFASKRADYVKKRTEENAQKAYDLGEFFLKLSTERKNLIVHGADISIDLLSKRQQDVINMQTGIGSSNGDNDSNSCEDDGYASSEIRLGSSIAVNSAVCPIILPQVERLPQYTTWVFLDRNQEMPVNQSVVGCRRIYYDKNSGEALICSDSEEELLEDKQEKKFVEYEDVMLRSTIQQIGLSDTVLELLGQFLSRKPSEVKARYEDLVKDKHECPPKNENIQGTPDLFLDNDLDAALDSFDTLFCRRCLVFDCQSHGCSQDLIFPAEKQLPWCSPDVDKEPCCSNCYRLKESEAGLTPSQIANHGENHVRLSEIANNTEVSGREHLSRTSNSCESESASLIAKNISENIGSELRLLCDITTVQRSASPSNRKSDSKVGSTKGKCKRIAENVLVATKKRQINLMAVESDYIASGSLVSKDLNLHSNSHKDFKDVGSCSLESQQPQCGRTSRRDISPVLGSKNSLQGEGFGCQYEDAASEKNGMNHDDTLRENEFGDENNCNQEIDGDKPWRPLEKALFEKGLEMFGRSSCMIARNLLNGLKTCWEVFQYMNNSENKLSLVSDGVNGMFQGSFKGDGHTIVGNQPRRKSRFLHRRGRVRRLKYTGKSAGYNALRKRISQRKDKLCRHYNPCNCQVPCGKECPCIVNGTPCEKYCGCKSIKNCKNHFRGCFCIKGQCRSRQCPCFAVDRECDPDVCRNCWISVKLEVFLVPMSICVLGFPIFGVLSCF
- the LOC125848053 gene encoding histone-lysine N-methyltransferase CLF-like isoform X3, which produces MAGTSSILIGQLTIDLPIDAPEGTTIEADEFLSVTESLKGQFASKRADYVKKRTEENAQKAYDLGEFFLKLSTERKNLIVHGADISIDLLSKRQQDVINMQTGIGSSNGDNDSNSCEDDGYASSEIRLGSSIAVNSAVCPIILPQVERLPQYTTWVFLDRNQEMPVNQSVVGCRRIYYDKNSGEALICSDSEEELLEDKQEKKFVEYEDVMLRSTIQQIGLSDTVLELLGQFLSRKPSEVKARYEDLVKDKHECPPKNENIQGTPDLFLDNDLDAALDSFDTLFCRRCLVFDCQSHGCSQDLIFPAEKQLPWCSPDVDKEPCCSNCYRLKESEAGLTPSQIANHGENHVRLSEIANNTEVSGREHLSRTSNSCESESASLIAKNISENIGSELRLLCDITTVQRSASPSNRKSDSKVGSTKGKCKRIAENVLVATKKRQINLMAVESDYIASGSLVSKDLNLHSNSHKDFKDVGSCSLESQQPQCGRTSRRDISPVLGSKNSLQGEGFGCQYEDAASEKNGMNHDDTLRENEFGDENNCNQEIDGDKPWRPLEKALFEKGLEMFGRSSCMIARNLLNGLKTCWEVFQYMNNSENKLSLVSDGVNGMFQGSFKGDGHTIVGNQPRRKSRFLHRRGRVRRLKYTGKSAGYNALRKRISQRKDKLCRHYNPCNCQVPCGKECPCIVNGTPCEKYCGCKSIKNCKNHFRGCFCIKGQCRSRQCPCFAVDRECDPDVCRNCWISCGDGTLDIPPQRGDNNDCENMKLLLKQHQRVLLGRSDVSGWGAFLKNSVGKHEYLGEYTGEIISHHEADRRGKIYDLINSSFLFNLNDQCVLDAYRKGDKLKFANHSPDPNCYPKVIMAGGDHKVGIFAKQRICAGEELFYDYCYAPDTPHVWARKPEAPTTRKFFLEDLMCLAGVLS
- the LOC125848053 gene encoding histone-lysine N-methyltransferase CLF-like isoform X1 translates to MAGTSSILIGQLTIDLPIDAPEGTTIEADEFLSVTESLKGQFASKRADYVKKRTEENAQKAYDLGEFFLKLSTERKNLIVHGADISIDLLSKRQQDVINMQTGIGSSNGDNDSNSCEDDGYASSEIRLGSSIAVNSAVCPIILPQVERLPQYTTWVFLDRNQEMPVNQSVVGCRRIYYDKNSGEALICSDSEEELLEDKQEKKFVEYEDVMLRSTIQQIGLSDTVLELLGQFLSRKPSEVKARYEDLVKDKHECPPKNENIQGTPDLFLDNDLDAALDSFDTLFCRRCLVFDCQSHGCSQDLIFPAEKQLPWCSPDVDKEPCCSNCYRLKESEAGLTPSQIANHGENHVRLSEIANNTEVSGREHLSRTSNSCESESASLIAKNISENIGSELRLLCDITTVQRSASPSNRKSDSKVGSTKGKCKRIAENVLVATKKRQINLMAVESDYIASGSLVSKDLNLHSNSHKDFKDVGSCSLESQQPQCGRTSRRDISPVLGSKNSLQGEGFGCQYEDAASEKNGMNHDDTLRENEFGDENNCNQEIDGDKPWRPLEKALFEKGLEMFGRSSCMIARNLLNGLKTCWEVFQYMNNSENKLSLVSDGVNGMFQGSFKGDGHTIVGNQPRRKSRFLHRRGRVRRLKYTGKSAGYNALRKRISQRKDKLCRHYNPCNCQVPCGKECPCIVNGTPCEKYCGCKSIKNCKNHFRGCFCIKGQCRSRQCPCFAVDRECDPDVCRNCWISCGDGTLDIPPQRGDNNDCENMKLLLKQHQRVLLGRSDVSGWGAFLKNSVGKHEYLGEYTGEIISHHEADRRGKIYDLINSSFLFNLNDQCVLDAYRKGDKLKFANHSPDPNCYPKVIMAGGDHKVGIFAKQRICAGEELFYDYCYAPDTPHVWARKPEAPTTRKFFLEDLMCLAGVLSCRMVMESMRTLGSILVK
- the LOC125848053 gene encoding histone-lysine N-methyltransferase CLF-like isoform X4, whose product is MAGTSSILIGQLTIDLPIDAPEGTTIEADEFLSVTESLKGQFASKRADYVKKRTEENAQKAYDLGEFFLKLSTERKNLIVHGADISIDLLSKRQQDVINMQTGIGSSNGDNDSNSCEDDGYASSEIRLGSSIAVNSAVCPIILPQVERLPQYTTWVFLDRNQEMPVNQSVVGCRRIYYDKNSGEALICSDSEEELLEDKQEKKFVEYEDVMLRSTIQQIGLSDTVLELLGQFLSRKPSEVKARYEDLVKDKHECPPKNENIQGTPDLFLDNDLDAALDSFDTLFCRRCLVFDCQSHGCSQDLIFPAEKQLPWCSPDVDKEPCCSNCYRLKESEAGLTPSQIANHGENHVRLSEIANNTEVSGREHLSRTSNSCESESASLIAKNISENIGSELRLLCDITTVQRSASPSNRKSDSKVGSTKGKCKRIAENVLVATKKRQINLMAVESDYIASGSLVSKDLNLHSNSHKDFKDVGSCSLESQQPQCGRTSRRDISPVLGSKNSLQGEGFGCQYEDAASEKNGMNHDDTLRENEFGDENNCNQEIDGDKPWRPLEKALFEKGLEMFGRSSCMIARNLLNGLKTCWEVFQYMNNSENKLSLVSDGVNGMFQGSFKGDGHTIVGNQPRRKSRFLHRRGRVRRLKYTGKSAGYNALRKRISQRKDKLCRHYNPCNCQVPCGKECPCIVNGTPCEKYCGCKSIKNCKNHFRGCFCIKGQCRSRQCPCFAVDRECDPDVCRNCWISCGDGTLDIPPQRGDNNDCENMKLLLKQHQRVLLGRSDVSGWGAFLKNSVGKHEYLGEYTGEIISHHEADRRGKIYDLINSSFLFNLNDQCVLDAYRKGDKLKFANHSPDPNCYPKVIMAAGVTELIYLPKK